From Achromobacter spanius, a single genomic window includes:
- the fdxH gene encoding formate dehydrogenase subunit beta, whose product MSMQSLDIKRRSATTTPPPGIREPVTGSVAKLIDVSKCIGCKACQSACMEWNDLRDEIGINVGVYDNPADLTEHSWTVMRFSEFENPAGDLEWLIRKDGCMHCEDPGCLKACPSPGAIIQYNNGIVDFHEENCIGCGYCITGCPFNIPRISKKDNKAYKCTLCSDRVAVGMEPACVKACPTGAIVFGTKDDMHQHAAERVEDLKSRGFAQAGVYDPPGVGGTHVMYVLHHADQPGLYHGLPADPKISPMVSLWKGLAKPLGLAAMAFTALAGFFHYARVGRNEVTEEDERRAEEEVRHE is encoded by the coding sequence ATGTCAATGCAATCCCTGGACATCAAGCGGCGCTCCGCCACCACCACGCCGCCGCCGGGCATCCGTGAACCCGTCACGGGCTCGGTGGCCAAGCTGATCGACGTCTCCAAGTGCATCGGCTGCAAGGCCTGCCAGAGCGCCTGCATGGAGTGGAACGACCTGCGCGACGAGATCGGCATCAACGTGGGCGTCTACGACAACCCGGCCGATCTCACCGAGCACTCCTGGACCGTGATGCGCTTCTCGGAATTCGAGAACCCCGCCGGCGACCTGGAATGGCTGATCCGCAAGGACGGCTGCATGCACTGCGAGGACCCGGGCTGCCTGAAGGCCTGTCCCTCGCCGGGCGCCATCATCCAGTACAACAACGGCATCGTGGATTTTCACGAGGAAAACTGCATCGGATGCGGCTACTGCATCACCGGCTGTCCGTTCAACATTCCGCGCATTTCCAAGAAGGACAACAAGGCCTACAAGTGCACGCTGTGTTCGGACCGCGTCGCGGTCGGCATGGAGCCCGCGTGCGTCAAGGCCTGTCCCACCGGCGCCATCGTCTTCGGCACCAAGGACGACATGCACCAGCATGCGGCCGAACGCGTCGAGGACCTGAAGTCGCGCGGCTTCGCGCAGGCCGGCGTGTATGACCCGCCCGGCGTGGGCGGCACGCACGTCATGTACGTGCTGCATCACGCCGACCAGCCGGGGCTGTACCACGGACTGCCCGCCGATCCGAAGATCAGTCCGATGGTGTCGCTATGGAAGGGCCTGGCCAAGCCGCTGGGCCTGGCCGCGATGGCGTTTACTGCGCTGGCCGGCTTTTTCCACTATGCGCGCGTGGGCCGCAACGAAGTGACCGAGGAAGACGAACGCAGGGCCGAAGAGGAGGTGCGCCATGAGTGA
- a CDS encoding formate dehydrogenase subunit gamma, which translates to MSEEHHYRRIKRYTPGERTNHWIIALTFILLALSGLALFHPSMYWLSNLFGGGPWTRILHPFIGVVMFVCFAVFAGHMWRHNLMTKADRQWLRQLNDVVENREEKLPEVGKYNAGQKLLFYVLILCMLGLMVSGIVIWREYFAFYFPIWVVRGASVLHAVCALVLICAIIVHIYAAIWVKGSLTAMLRGYVTAGWAWKHHRAWFREQVKK; encoded by the coding sequence ATGAGTGAAGAACACCACTATCGCCGCATCAAGCGCTACACGCCGGGCGAGCGCACCAACCACTGGATCATCGCGCTCACGTTCATCCTGCTCGCGTTGTCCGGATTGGCGCTGTTTCATCCGTCCATGTATTGGCTGTCCAATCTGTTCGGGGGCGGACCCTGGACGCGCATCCTGCATCCGTTCATCGGGGTGGTGATGTTCGTCTGCTTTGCTGTCTTTGCCGGGCATATGTGGCGTCACAACCTCATGACGAAGGCGGATCGCCAGTGGCTGCGCCAGCTCAACGACGTGGTCGAGAACCGCGAGGAAAAGCTGCCCGAGGTCGGCAAGTACAACGCCGGCCAGAAGCTGCTGTTCTATGTGCTGATCCTGTGCATGCTGGGGCTGATGGTCAGCGGCATCGTGATCTGGCGCGAGTATTTCGCGTTCTACTTCCCGATCTGGGTGGTCCGCGGCGCGTCGGTGCTGCATGCGGTTTGTGCGCTGGTGCTGATTTGCGCGATCATTGTGCATATTTACGCGGCGATCTGGGTGAAGGGGTCGCTCACGGCAATGCTGCGCGGCTATGTCACCGCCGGCTGGGCGTGGAAGCACCATCGCGCCTGGTTCCGGGAGCAGGTGAAGAAATAG
- the fdhE gene encoding formate dehydrogenase accessory protein FdhE, with product MQRILPRGEIEALDHNAIPRITLPERQSVFAARAARLRQLADGNPVGDYLQLMAYLVDAQHRALQDCTAPPASEDRISLAQAHGMPPLQAIGWPRDALWRRILGQLLDDVSRAPGVPAEAIDVCAALRRALADDPESLEDLAQAVLSEQDEGVDSAAAPFVMAALQVYWTDLANRFDPKQLPVASPFGVCPVCGSLPVASIVRVGGQYEGYRYLCCSLCATQWHMVRVKCSHCEDVEKVAYQSIEGRTPAIKAETCDNCHTYRKIFYQDKDLYVEPVADDLASLMLDVLVGEAGYSRSSGNPLLWHGAED from the coding sequence TTGCAGCGAATTCTTCCGCGCGGCGAGATCGAAGCGCTAGACCATAACGCCATTCCCCGCATCACCCTGCCCGAACGGCAATCCGTCTTCGCGGCGCGGGCAGCGCGCCTGCGCCAGCTTGCCGACGGCAATCCGGTGGGCGATTACCTGCAATTGATGGCGTATCTGGTCGATGCCCAGCATCGCGCGCTGCAGGATTGCACGGCGCCGCCCGCCAGCGAAGACCGCATTTCGCTCGCGCAGGCGCACGGCATGCCGCCGCTGCAGGCTATCGGCTGGCCGCGCGATGCGCTGTGGCGCCGCATCCTGGGCCAGTTGCTGGACGACGTGTCGCGCGCTCCGGGCGTGCCCGCCGAAGCCATAGACGTCTGCGCCGCGCTGCGGCGCGCGTTGGCCGACGATCCTGAATCGCTCGAAGACCTGGCGCAGGCCGTGCTGTCCGAGCAGGACGAGGGCGTGGACAGCGCGGCCGCGCCGTTCGTCATGGCGGCGTTGCAGGTCTACTGGACAGACCTGGCCAACCGCTTCGATCCCAAACAACTGCCTGTCGCCAGCCCGTTCGGCGTGTGCCCGGTGTGCGGCAGCCTGCCGGTCGCCAGCATCGTGCGCGTCGGCGGCCAGTACGAAGGCTATCGCTACCTGTGCTGCAGCCTGTGCGCCACGCAGTGGCACATGGTGCGGGTCAAGTGCTCGCATTGCGAAGACGTGGAAAAGGTCGCGTACCAGTCCATCGAGGGGCGCACGCCCGCGATCAAGGCCGAAACCTGTGATAACTGCCACACGTACCGCAAGATCTTCTATCAGGACAAGGACCTGTACGTGGAGCCGGTGGCCGACGACCTGGCAAGCCTGATGCTGGACGTGCTGGTGGGCGAGGCCGGTTATTCGCGGTCCAGCGGCAATCCGCTGCTGTGGCATGGCGCCGAGGACTAG